One Mauremys reevesii isolate NIE-2019 linkage group 5, ASM1616193v1, whole genome shotgun sequence genomic window carries:
- the LOC120405611 gene encoding uncharacterized protein LOC120405611: MFFWMSGKVNAPVTPIPITSLSPPLRKTKPILYKTKPTPPTKPCPAPVKKRLARSAEVRKGITPLTMKDIENWPWYKRRNIVHWQGGTCGIYSWECGTEWLAGFIPQAAHCTKGQVPYPCQTIPYLLSEPNPSFSTAPTRQIVPTLHPRPHQEHNMTFDDFTWPRPSSISNLFSYCSTKLIFFAQGHLYQRVMEWEPLGTVRVHSINVSVYYNTTPTKTVSFMQQWGKDTDAMLFPGLCLIDKRRESVALNKLFSVWESLSPLFSIYQRKNVFRSGSSKGRLAQQGSFPFLYFNPSGCHLVS, translated from the coding sequence ATGTTTTTTTGGATGTCAGGGAAAGTTAATGCACCCGTTACCCCGATCCCTATAACATCTTTAAGTCCCCCGTTACGAAAGACCAAACCGATCttgtacaaaacaaaaccaaccccaccCACGAAGCCATGTCCAGCCCCAGTAAAGAAAAGGCTAGCGCGGTCGGCTGAGGTGAGGAAGGGAATTACACCTTTGACCATGAAAGATATAGAGAATTGGCCCTGGTATAAAAGACGCAATATAGTCCACTGGCAGGGGGGAACATGTGGAATATATTCTTGGGAATGTGGTACCGAATGGCTGGCAGGATTTATCCCACAAGCTGCACATTGTACTAAGGGCCAAGTACCATACCCATGTCAAACTATTCCCTACTTGTTATCGGAACCTAATCCTTCCTTTTCAACAGCCCCAACAAGACAAATTGTTCCTACCCTccatccccgcccccaccaggAACACAACATGACCTTTGACGATTTTACATGGCCTAGGCCCTCTTCTATTAGCAATTTATTTTCTTATTGTTCaaccaaattaattttttttgctcaAGGCCACCTTTACCAGCGGGTAATGGAGTGGGAACCTTTGGGAACTGTACGTGTTCATTCTATTAACGTTTCTGTTTATTATAATACCACACCCACAAAAACCGTTTCCTTTATGCAACAGTGGGGAAAGGATACAGATGCAATGTTATTCCCTGGCCTGTGTTTGATAGATAAAAGAAGAGAATCAGTAGCACTAAACAAGCTTTTTTCAGTCTGGGAGTCCTTGAGTCCTTTATTCTCTATCTACCAACGGAAGAACGTGTTCAGGTCAGGATCAAGTAAAGGCCGTTTAGCCCAACAAGGATCATTTCCTTTTCTATACTTCAATCCCTCTGGATGCCATCTGGTTTCATGA